A portion of the Gossypium arboreum isolate Shixiya-1 chromosome 8, ASM2569848v2, whole genome shotgun sequence genome contains these proteins:
- the LOC108483559 gene encoding metal tolerance protein 1-like, which yields MEVQNSEQGQIIEIRGDVPAAETSLGGSTICGGAACGFSDAQTISKDAKERAASMRKLLTAVVLCIVFMSVELAGGIKANSLAILTDAAHLLSDVAAFAISLFSLWASGWEATPRQTYGFFRIEILGALVSIQMIWLLAGILVYEAIARLIHDTGEVQGFLMFVVSAFGLVVNVAMAILLGHDHGHQHGHGHGGNDHDHHGHSHSHDTEPHSHGLSITSHHHHHHGGNSKLHDEHHHTHEAEADHQLPLLKTYSDCEKNPESGASQKKERNINIQGAYLHVLGDSIQSIGVMIGGAIIWYKPEWKIIDLICTLIFSIIVLATTIRMLRNILEVLMESTPREIDATRLEKGLCEMDEVVAIHELHIWAITVGKVLLACHVLIKREANADMVLNKVIDYIRREYNISHITIQIERQ from the coding sequence ATGGAAGTGCAAAATTCTGAACAAGGGCAGATAATTGAAATACGTGGAGATGTGCCAGCTGCAGAGACAAGCCTAGGTGGAAGTACGATTTGTGGAGGCGCAGCATGTGGGTTTTCTGATGCTCAAACCATTTCTAAAGATGCAAAAGAACGTGCAGCCTCTATGCGGAAATTGTTAACAGCAGTAGTGCTGTGCATTGTCTTTATGAGTGTTGAACTAGCCGGAGGAATTAAAGCCAACAGTCTTGCAATCTTAACTGATGCAGCTCATCTCTTGTCAGATGTTGCAGCATTTGCAATTTCCTTGTTCTCTCTCTGGGCATCAGGGTGGGAGGCAACTCCTCGTCAAACATATGGATTCTTCAGGATTGAAATTCTTGGTGCCCTTGTTTCCATCCAGATGATATGGCTTCTAGCTGGCATCCTTGTTTATGAAGCCATAGCTAGACTTATCCATGATACAGGGGAAGTTCAAGGCTTTCTCATGTTCGTGGTTTCTGCATTTGGTCTAGTGGTTAATGTAGCTATGGCTATCTTGCTGGGTCATGATCATGGGCATCAACATGGCCATGGCCATGGTGGGAACGATCATGACCACCATGGTCACAGTCATAGCCATGACACTGAACCACATAGTCATGGATTAAGTATAACTTCTCACCATCACCATCATCATGGTGGGAATAGTAAACTACATGATGAGCACCATCATACTCACGAAGCTGAAGCTGACCACCAACTGCCTCTTCTTAAGACATACTCAGATTGTGAAAAGAACCCAGAAAGTGGAGCATCTCAGAAGAAGGAAAGAAACATCAATATACAAGGGGCTTATCTTCACGTACTAGGGGATTCCATTCAGAGCATCGGAGTGATGATTGGTGGAGCAATAATTTGGTACAAACCTGAGTGGAAAATAATTGATCTGATATGCACCCTCATATTCTCCATTATTGTATTGGCAACAACCATCAGGATGCTGCGAAACATTTTGGAAGTTCTGATGGAGAGCACGCCCCGAGAAATTGATGCCACGAGGCTTGAGAAGGGTTTATGTGAGATGGACGAGGTTGTTGCCATACATGAACTGCACATTTGGGCCATAACTGTTGGTAAGGTGTTATTAGCTTGCCACGTCTTAATTAAGCGTGAAGCTAATGCTGACATGGTATTGAACAAGGTTATAGATTACATCAGGAGAGAATACAATATCAGTCACATAACAATTCAGATAGAGCGGCAGTAA